One window from the genome of Pedobacter schmidteae encodes:
- a CDS encoding TonB-dependent receptor encodes MNLKEHKKVFYRWSFYMKVSVIFVSLLINLAGVALASRVEAQVNLEKPISLRLENVALAQTLSELESKANVQILMVGNLQTSTKFSINAQRLALGKVLNQLLKPANLTYKVINNAIVIANAPVLQQSGRISGKVVDNSGDPLPGASIKILQLNKTMQSNVDGTYNFTGIAPGTYTLAASYVSFQTKHITDVVVKEGQLTNLHIVLTATTGKLDQVVITATAKKENANALYTRQKNEAGISNGISREQIAALPDKNIGETLKRISGVSTSDNRRVVVRGIAERYNLAMMDGATLPSTDVQVRDFEFDIIPSNLVDNVIVSKTATPDMSFGFGGGLVQINTMAVPNENFITFSTGSKYTNGSTGKDFLGYGRGKNDYLGFDDGKRNHFPAGLFSFTTQNYSPTNPYNFTPAPGVEKITPEMITAQNKKIGGLERLGARTYTAAPGQNYQFSLGRSYQLKDSRLGFVGSLSYRNEQTIDDIPHYERGGFNMLGGNLYNPENRKEIDESNAKQYNFTTSWGALLNFGWNSKNHSITSRNFYSRVFANQFFRLEGWPKDAIDNNTVIKEFDRPKFIDLLQNRVNGGHSFGRFRFEWSVARNKVTNLELDAVDAEQNARKTINGTVYNYIPGGTTNPGVGTVNRSKYEYQETNHMGDAALSYKMNIGEQAQVLKTGYQYMAKKGNYEWNVLPIGVANTSAHNVMFEPIQNWNTDFTDPLRDVYYFPAAINNNNYIGKNNNQAWYAMMDNRFTNWLRLVWGIRGEYYKYEKVKDAAADVAALTDMNNLDKKRFVDPETGNLVHQTIDATAEEKKWQYLPSANLTITPFENFNIRASYGKSAIRPALIENSSFARYNYIYDRIQRNTGLISTLITHYDFRLEWYPAPGEVISAGYFKKHFKNPVEMYLDVTNTSGAVDLLTANSDYANVNGWEFDMRKSLGFVAPGWKFMDDIYLSGNLTLQKSEVQASAFRYETMGVGTDIDGVSYAYRKKSLLREKRPLYGQIPVLYNIGLQYAGERLGANIAFNHTGYKVLTVGMQPQYSEMERPRNQLDAQLSYRFLKNKKLQTRFNMSNLLNSPYRFFINNQNTYKIKPGADFMNMKEWSDVFEWKYGFSDKYEEGYYELHPDGKKEARFGDTDTFIRKIGASFSLTLSYSL; translated from the coding sequence TTATCGATGGAGTTTTTATATGAAAGTTTCCGTTATTTTCGTCTCGCTCCTTATTAATCTTGCAGGCGTAGCCTTGGCCTCTCGTGTAGAAGCACAAGTAAACCTCGAAAAACCCATTAGTCTGCGATTGGAGAACGTTGCACTTGCACAAACACTAAGTGAGTTGGAAAGCAAAGCGAATGTGCAGATATTAATGGTAGGCAATTTGCAAACAAGTACAAAATTTAGCATCAATGCACAGCGTCTGGCCCTGGGCAAAGTATTAAACCAGTTGCTCAAACCGGCTAATCTTACTTACAAAGTCATCAACAACGCCATTGTAATTGCAAATGCTCCCGTTCTTCAGCAATCAGGACGTATTTCGGGAAAGGTTGTAGACAATAGCGGCGATCCCCTACCTGGCGCTAGCATTAAGATACTGCAACTGAATAAGACTATGCAGAGCAATGTAGATGGCACCTACAATTTTACTGGAATTGCTCCCGGTACTTATACCCTGGCGGCAAGCTATGTCTCCTTCCAAACCAAACACATTACCGATGTGGTAGTAAAAGAGGGACAGCTTACCAATCTTCATATTGTACTGACTGCCACGACCGGCAAGTTGGATCAGGTGGTGATAACAGCCACAGCCAAAAAGGAAAATGCCAATGCACTTTATACCCGTCAAAAAAACGAAGCGGGAATTTCTAACGGCATCAGCCGTGAACAGATTGCGGCACTCCCCGATAAAAATATCGGCGAAACACTAAAGCGCATTTCGGGTGTTAGTACCAGCGACAACCGTCGTGTAGTGGTACGGGGTATTGCCGAGCGTTATAACCTGGCCATGATGGATGGCGCTACCCTACCCAGTACCGATGTGCAGGTGCGTGATTTTGAATTCGATATCATCCCCAGCAACCTGGTAGACAATGTAATTGTATCCAAAACCGCAACTCCTGATATGAGCTTTGGCTTTGGCGGTGGGCTGGTACAGATCAATACGATGGCTGTCCCTAACGAAAATTTTATCACTTTTAGCACCGGCAGCAAATATACCAACGGCAGTACGGGCAAAGATTTTCTGGGCTATGGCCGTGGTAAAAATGACTACCTGGGTTTTGATGATGGCAAAAGAAATCATTTCCCTGCCGGTCTTTTTTCGTTTACTACTCAAAATTATAGTCCCACCAATCCTTACAACTTTACCCCTGCACCGGGTGTAGAAAAGATTACACCAGAGATGATTACCGCGCAAAATAAAAAAATAGGTGGATTGGAAAGACTGGGCGCACGTACATATACTGCTGCGCCGGGGCAAAACTACCAGTTCAGCCTGGGGCGCAGTTACCAGCTCAAGGACAGCCGTTTGGGCTTTGTCGGATCGCTCAGTTATCGCAATGAGCAGACTATTGACGATATACCCCATTATGAGCGTGGTGGGTTCAATATGCTTGGTGGTAACCTGTACAATCCGGAAAACCGGAAAGAGATTGACGAGTCAAATGCCAAACAATATAACTTTACCACCAGTTGGGGGGCATTACTCAATTTCGGGTGGAATAGCAAAAACCATAGCATTACCTCCCGGAATTTTTATTCCAGGGTGTTTGCCAATCAGTTTTTCCGACTTGAAGGCTGGCCCAAGGACGCAATTGACAATAATACGGTCATAAAGGAATTTGACAGGCCCAAGTTTATCGATCTGTTACAAAACCGGGTAAATGGCGGACATTCCTTTGGCAGGTTCCGCTTTGAGTGGAGTGTTGCACGAAATAAGGTAACCAACCTGGAATTGGATGCAGTAGATGCCGAGCAAAATGCCCGAAAAACCATCAATGGCACCGTATACAATTATATACCGGGCGGTACTACTAATCCGGGTGTAGGTACCGTAAACCGTTCAAAATACGAATATCAGGAAACCAATCACATGGGCGATGCGGCACTAAGCTACAAAATGAACATTGGAGAGCAGGCACAGGTGCTTAAAACCGGCTATCAGTATATGGCGAAAAAGGGAAATTACGAATGGAATGTGTTGCCCATTGGTGTGGCCAATACCAGCGCTCATAACGTTATGTTTGAACCCATCCAAAACTGGAATACTGATTTTACAGATCCTTTGCGCGATGTATATTATTTTCCGGCAGCCATAAACAACAATAATTACATTGGAAAAAACAATAACCAGGCCTGGTATGCCATGATGGATAACCGTTTTACCAATTGGCTTCGCCTGGTATGGGGTATTCGTGGAGAGTATTATAAATATGAAAAGGTTAAAGATGCAGCAGCAGATGTGGCCGCGCTAACCGATATGAATAACCTGGATAAAAAACGCTTCGTAGATCCTGAAACGGGCAATCTGGTGCACCAAACCATTGACGCTACTGCTGAAGAAAAGAAATGGCAATACCTGCCCTCGGCTAACCTGACTATTACGCCTTTCGAAAATTTTAACATAAGGGCCTCTTATGGCAAATCGGCCATCAGACCAGCACTGATCGAAAACTCTAGCTTTGCGCGGTATAACTATATATACGATCGTATACAACGCAACACAGGGCTCATTTCTACACTGATAACGCATTACGACTTCAGGCTGGAGTGGTACCCGGCGCCGGGTGAAGTTATTTCGGCAGGTTATTTTAAAAAACATTTTAAAAACCCGGTAGAAATGTATCTGGATGTAACCAATACCAGTGGTGCTGTAGACTTGCTGACCGCCAACTCCGACTATGCAAACGTAAATGGGTGGGAATTTGATATGCGCAAAAGTCTGGGCTTTGTAGCTCCGGGATGGAAGTTTATGGATGACATCTATCTGAGCGGAAACCTTACACTGCAAAAATCGGAGGTCCAGGCCAGTGCATTCAGGTATGAAACTATGGGGGTTGGTACCGATATAGACGGGGTGTCTTATGCCTACCGTAAGAAAAGCCTGCTGAGGGAAAAACGGCCGCTTTATGGACAAATCCCTGTATTGTATAATATTGGATTACAATATGCCGGCGAGCGCCTGGGCGCAAATATTGCCTTTAACCACACTGGTTATAAAGTATTGACTGTAGGTATGCAACCACAATACTCGGAAATGGAACGTCCAAGAAATCAACTAGACGCCCAGCTGAGCTATAGATTTTTGAAAAATAAAAAACTGCAGACCAGATTCAACATGAGCAACCTGCTGAACAGTCCATACCGATTTTTTATCAATAATCAGAATACCTACAAAATAAAACCGGGTGCCGATTTTATGAATATGAAAGAATGGTCGGACGTTTTTGAATGGAAGTACGGCTTTTCTGACAAATATGAAGAAGGGTACTACGAACTGCATCCAGATGGAAAAAAAGAAGCACGTTTTGGCGACACAGACACATTTATCCGTAAGATTGGCGCTTCCTTTAGCCTGACATTATCTTATAGTTTATAA